From the Paramormyrops kingsleyae isolate MSU_618 chromosome 7, PKINGS_0.4, whole genome shotgun sequence genome, one window contains:
- the LOC111849967 gene encoding serine incorporator 5, whose product MCTKCCNSQLACCCGYAPCTLCCEACPNIKQSTGTRFMYAFYFLLVTGICMIMMSPTVEKELQDHIPFYSEMCGKLLAGDNCKALVGYSAVYKVCFGMACFFFIFTVFTLGVSSSKGCRAAVHNGFWFWKFLALVGCCVGGFFLPDEEKFLEVWRYVGAVGGFLFLLIQLILLVEFAHRWNNNWASGVRYNKLWYAALALVTLVLFSIAVAALVFMSLFYTHPKACFLNKVFLAINGSLCLLVSLLAISPFIQIQSTSGLLQSAVISVYVMYLTFSAFSSKPIETVKEKDLNVTVCTFPLNSGFESDSRITTAVGTVLLFGCVLYSCLTSTTRASSAALGVSRTTPPEYEKARCCFCFGEDDRYTAEEENETEKRRGINDEIEGTVYSYSYFHFVFFLGSLYVMMTVTNWFHYDNAKIEKLLEGSWSVFWIKMASCWVCLLLYTLTLVSPIICPRRFRA is encoded by the exons ATGTGCACCAAGTGCTGTAATTCTCAG CTGGCCTGCTGCTGTGGTTATGCCCCGTGCACCCTCTGCTGCGAGGCCTGTCCTAATATCAAGCAATCGACAGGGACTCGATTCATGTATGCCTTCTACTTCCTGTTGGTCACTGGCATTTGCATGATCATGATGTCACCCACGGTGGAGAAGGAGTTGCAGGATCAT ATTCCCTTCTACTCGGAAATGTGCGGTAAGCTCCTTGCCGGGGATAACTGTAAGGCGCTGGTGGGCTACTCTGCTGTGTATAAGGTTTGTTTTGGGATGGCCTGCTTCTTCTTCATCTTCACCGTCTTCACCCTCGGAGTGAGCTCCAGCAAGGGCTGCCGCGCAGCTGTACACAATGG CTTCTGGTTTTGGAAGTTCCTGGCACTGGTTGGCTGCTGTGTAGGAGGATTTTTCCTTCCAGATGAAGAGAAATTCCTTGAAG TGTGGCGCTATGTGGGTGCAGTGGGTGGGTTTCTTTTCTTGCTAATCCAGCTGATACTTCTGGTGGAGTTTGCACATCGCTGGAACAACAACTG GGCGTCGGGCGTACGCTACAACAAGCTGTGGTATGCCGCCCTGGCTCTGGTCACTCTGGTGCTTTTTTCCATTGCTGTGGCGGCGCTGGTCTTCATGAGCCTCTTCTACACGCATCCCAAGGCCTGCTTCCTCAACAAGGTCTTCTTGGCGATCAACGGAAGCCTCTGCCTTCTGGTGTCCCTGCTTGCCATCTCGCCTTTTATACAGA TCCAGTCCACCTCTGGCCTGCTGCAGTCGGCCGTCATCAGCGTGTACGTCATGTACCTCACCTTTTCCGCGTTCTCCAGCAAGCCCATTGAGA CGGTTAAGGAAAAGGACCTGAATGTCACTGTCTGCACCTTCCCCTTAAACTCGGGCTTTGAGAGCGACAGCAGGATAACCACGGCTGTGGGCACAGTCCTCCTCTTTGGCTGTGTGCTGTATTCCTG TTTGACCTCCACCACCAGAGCAAGTTCAGCAGCTCTGGGAGTCAGCAGGACAACTCCACCAGAATATGAG AAGGCTCGCTGCTGTTTCTGCTTTGGTGAAGATGATCGAT ACACTGCAGAGGAAGAGAATGAGACAGAGAAGCGGCGTGGCATCAATGATGAAATTGAGGGCACCGTGTACAGTTATTCCTACTTCCACTTTGTGTTCTTCCTTGGGTCGTTGTACGTCATGATGACTGTCACCAACTGGTTTCA TTATGACAATGCCAAGATCGAGAAGCTTCTGGAGGGGAGCTGGTCAGTGTTCTGGATCAAGATGGCGTCTTGCTGGGTCTGTCTGCTGCTCTACACATTGACTCTTGTGTCACCCATAATCTGCCCCAGGAGATTCAGAGCCTGA